The following proteins are encoded in a genomic region of Candidatus Poseidoniia archaeon:
- a CDS encoding HEAT repeat domain-containing protein, translating into MGVGEDIRAAHEATQIERRLKSIAEASADRRITLVRQLHDHFVPRLVPKFLPQVTKLLSDDNPAVRHQAVLLLQHLFDLHPKGFAKASGPLAGLVQDTRMDNRTTALELLDKVARQEPKAVLPQLAKLVERLDNPQPGVQAPLLQLITDLGRRAPTAVAAQLAKQLGSRKPATVRNALALLEQVAEKQPAALARAAPRLVKLLGHRNSAIQKQAGLMLISAGAAGVAAVPRLLLRPLTARKVDPELRLHAILTAQPLAERDPGLFAPAVRHLAHDLGHQRWEIREQAALLLGIMGRKKMSLIKDAVPSLVHALNDGDDLVRTAAAKAMEEIKVSSLDYDALQKASAALESARGVLHSAQNFGVATGQADKLLADAEKAYGRGDYPKCMDYSTRAEDIAARAEKESDRVKAALTRAESTIQSVSHKGVSIAAAEALLAEAEKLLEKQRYKEAHEKAEQALLLSQQQAVESRPDIVLRGRVESPLVPDDWSVLSLELENIGGAVARQITLDFGDSFATRGQTLLHGMEATEKRTLEIEVYPKGKGLVPLTVDVVYHSFEGANFHQQKQDIVEVNDSTEFESRELFASAVGATVVPETQTSVVTRHFHIDCDNCGARLPSDFRICGKCGVRLRERVERSDTGYHCLECNSPLSLNQKFCGGCGSATPAKPEAPTSCRQCGGALEAGQKFCGGCGAPVILA; encoded by the coding sequence ATGGGTGTTGGCGAAGATATCAGGGCTGCTCATGAAGCAACCCAGATTGAACGGCGGTTGAAGTCTATCGCCGAAGCCTCGGCGGACCGGCGTATCACCCTCGTACGCCAGCTGCATGACCACTTCGTGCCGCGGCTGGTTCCCAAGTTCCTGCCGCAAGTCACGAAGCTGCTTTCCGACGATAATCCCGCAGTGCGCCATCAGGCGGTGCTGCTGCTGCAGCACCTGTTCGACCTCCATCCCAAAGGCTTCGCGAAAGCGAGCGGACCGCTGGCGGGCCTGGTGCAGGACACCCGCATGGACAATCGCACCACTGCGCTGGAGCTGCTCGACAAGGTCGCCCGCCAGGAACCTAAGGCGGTGCTGCCACAGCTGGCCAAGCTGGTCGAGCGGCTGGACAACCCCCAGCCGGGAGTCCAGGCACCGCTGTTGCAGCTGATTACTGACCTCGGGCGCCGCGCCCCCACGGCGGTAGCGGCGCAGCTGGCGAAGCAGCTCGGCTCGAGGAAGCCGGCGACCGTCCGGAACGCGCTGGCACTACTGGAACAGGTGGCCGAAAAACAGCCGGCAGCGCTCGCCCGCGCGGCACCGCGGCTGGTGAAGCTGCTCGGGCACCGCAATTCTGCTATCCAGAAACAGGCGGGGCTGATGCTGATTTCGGCCGGCGCGGCGGGCGTCGCGGCGGTGCCGCGGCTGCTGCTGCGGCCGCTGACCGCACGCAAGGTCGACCCGGAACTGAGACTGCACGCCATCCTGACCGCGCAGCCGCTGGCTGAGCGCGACCCGGGACTGTTCGCCCCGGCGGTGCGCCACCTCGCGCATGACCTTGGCCACCAGCGCTGGGAGATTCGCGAACAGGCGGCGCTGCTGCTGGGAATCATGGGGCGCAAGAAAATGAGCCTCATCAAGGACGCGGTGCCATCGCTGGTGCACGCGCTCAACGACGGTGACGACCTTGTGCGGACCGCGGCGGCGAAGGCTATGGAGGAAATCAAGGTCTCCTCGCTCGACTACGATGCCCTCCAGAAGGCGTCCGCAGCGCTCGAATCAGCGCGCGGCGTCCTCCATTCGGCGCAGAACTTCGGCGTCGCAACCGGTCAAGCAGATAAGTTGCTGGCGGACGCCGAGAAAGCGTACGGGCGCGGTGACTACCCGAAATGCATGGACTATTCCACACGCGCCGAAGATATCGCGGCGCGTGCTGAGAAGGAGAGTGACCGGGTGAAGGCGGCATTGACCCGCGCCGAGTCAACTATCCAGTCGGTTTCCCACAAAGGCGTCTCGATCGCCGCGGCCGAAGCGTTGCTGGCGGAGGCGGAGAAGCTTTTGGAAAAGCAGCGCTACAAGGAAGCGCATGAGAAGGCAGAGCAGGCGCTCCTGCTCTCACAGCAGCAGGCGGTCGAATCACGGCCCGATATCGTCCTGCGAGGGCGGGTCGAGAGCCCGCTGGTTCCCGACGACTGGAGCGTCCTGTCGCTGGAGCTGGAAAACATCGGCGGCGCGGTCGCGCGGCAGATAACGCTGGATTTCGGCGACAGCTTTGCAACGCGTGGACAGACGCTGTTGCACGGCATGGAGGCGACCGAGAAGCGCACGCTGGAAATCGAGGTCTACCCGAAAGGCAAGGGGCTGGTACCGCTGACGGTGGACGTGGTCTATCACAGCTTCGAGGGAGCTAATTTCCACCAGCAGAAACAGGATATCGTCGAGGTGAATGACTCGACCGAATTCGAGTCGCGCGAGCTCTTTGCCTCGGCAGTCGGCGCGACCGTAGTGCCGGAGACGCAGACCTCTGTCGTCACTCGCCACTTCCACATCGACTGCGACAATTGCGGTGCACGCCTGCCGTCCGACTTCCGCATTTGCGGCAAGTGTGGCGTCCGGCTGCGCGAGCGAGTCGAGCGCAGCGATACCGGCTACCACTGCCTCGAATGCAATTCACCGCTCTCGCTGAACCAGAAGTTCTGCGGCGGCTGCGGTAGCGCGACGCCAGCCAAACCGGAGGCGCCCACTAGCTGCCGGCAGTGCGGCGGTGCGCTGGAGGCCGGGCAGAAGTTCTGCGGCGGCTGCGGCGCGCCGGTAATCCTGGCCTAG
- the dnaK gene encoding molecular chaperone DnaK: protein MAKEIIIGIDLGTTNSEAAHLEGGRPTIIPSAEGSTFGGKMFPSVVAFTRDGERLVGDLAKRQAVLNPERTIMRIKRKMGTDERVKIGKKKYSPEEISAMILQKIKADAEAHLGQEISKAVITVPAYFNDNQRQATKDAGHIAGLEVERIINEPTAAALAYGLDQDREGEHKVAVLDLGGGTFDVTIMEMAEGVFEVLSTSGDTLLGGTDMDDAIIDWLAENFKADNGVDLRQDPAAFQRLRDAGEKAKIELSSTVKATINLPYIWADSAGPKHLEVDLTRAKLQKLVEPVLAKCDKPIKQAFKDAKLKPGDVDRVLLVGGPTRMPIVRERFEKIIGRKAESGIDPMQCVAMGAALQGGVIAGDVKDVLLLDVTPLTLGIETEGGVMTPLIERNTTIPTGKQNTFSTAADNQPSVEIHILQGERTMAGQNTTLGKFMLTGIPPAPRGVPQVEVKFDIDRNGILNVSAKDLGTGNEQKIEIKAKSNLSDEEIEAKVKEGEAHAEEDRKLRELVETRNQGESLIYATEKSLKELGDKVDEETRKGIEAAKPALEEAIRGDDLDALKAASEAYMTASQVVGQQMYQQAAEEAAQQAPGGEGDTPAADENVVDVDYEEVDEK, encoded by the coding sequence ATGGCTAAGGAAATCATAATCGGCATAGACCTCGGAACCACGAATTCGGAAGCGGCGCACCTTGAGGGCGGCCGCCCGACCATCATCCCCTCGGCCGAGGGGTCGACCTTCGGCGGCAAGATGTTCCCGTCGGTCGTCGCCTTCACCAGGGACGGCGAGCGGCTGGTGGGCGACCTGGCCAAGCGGCAGGCGGTCCTCAACCCCGAGCGCACCATCATGCGCATCAAGCGCAAGATGGGAACCGACGAGCGCGTCAAGATAGGCAAGAAGAAATACTCGCCCGAGGAAATTTCGGCGATGATTCTGCAGAAAATCAAGGCTGACGCCGAGGCGCATCTGGGACAGGAAATCAGCAAGGCCGTAATCACGGTCCCCGCCTACTTCAACGATAACCAGCGGCAGGCGACCAAGGACGCCGGCCATATCGCGGGGCTCGAGGTCGAGCGCATCATCAACGAGCCGACCGCGGCTGCGCTGGCGTACGGCCTCGACCAGGACCGTGAGGGCGAACACAAGGTCGCCGTACTGGACCTGGGCGGCGGCACTTTCGACGTCACTATCATGGAGATGGCCGAAGGCGTTTTCGAAGTGCTCTCCACGTCGGGAGACACCCTCCTTGGCGGGACCGATATGGACGACGCGATTATCGACTGGCTGGCCGAGAATTTCAAGGCCGATAACGGCGTCGACCTGCGGCAGGACCCCGCTGCGTTCCAGCGGCTGCGCGACGCAGGCGAGAAAGCGAAAATCGAGCTTTCCAGCACGGTCAAGGCGACCATCAATCTCCCTTACATCTGGGCTGATTCGGCTGGTCCCAAGCACCTGGAAGTGGACCTGACGCGGGCAAAGCTGCAGAAACTGGTCGAGCCGGTGCTCGCCAAGTGCGACAAGCCCATCAAGCAGGCGTTCAAGGACGCCAAGCTCAAGCCGGGCGACGTCGACCGCGTGCTGCTGGTGGGCGGGCCGACGCGCATGCCGATTGTCCGCGAACGGTTCGAGAAAATCATCGGCCGCAAGGCGGAGAGCGGCATCGACCCGATGCAGTGCGTCGCGATGGGGGCGGCCCTGCAGGGCGGCGTGATTGCGGGCGACGTCAAGGACGTGCTGCTGCTTGACGTGACGCCGCTGACGCTCGGCATCGAGACCGAGGGGGGCGTGATGACGCCGCTCATCGAGCGCAACACCACCATTCCTACTGGCAAGCAGAACACCTTTTCGACCGCGGCCGACAACCAGCCCAGCGTCGAAATCCACATCCTGCAGGGCGAACGCACTATGGCGGGGCAGAACACGACGCTCGGCAAGTTCATGCTCACCGGCATCCCCCCCGCGCCGCGCGGCGTACCACAGGTTGAGGTCAAGTTCGACATCGACCGCAACGGTATCCTGAACGTCAGCGCCAAGGATTTGGGCACCGGGAACGAGCAGAAAATCGAAATCAAGGCCAAGTCAAACCTGAGCGACGAGGAAATCGAGGCCAAGGTCAAGGAGGGGGAAGCGCACGCCGAGGAGGACAGGAAACTGCGCGAGCTCGTCGAGACGCGCAACCAGGGCGAATCGCTGATTTACGCCACCGAGAAGTCGCTCAAGGAACTGGGCGACAAGGTCGACGAGGAGACCCGCAAGGGCATCGAGGCGGCGAAGCCTGCTCTCGAGGAGGCCATCCGGGGCGACGACCTCGACGCGCTGAAGGCAGCTAGCGAGGCGTACATGACCGCTTCGCAGGTGGTCGGCCAGCAGATGTACCAGCAGGCGGCCGAGGAGGCTGCACAGCAGGCTCCCGGCGGTGAGGGCGACACACCTGCCGCCGACGAGAACGTAGTCGACGTTGACTACGAAGAAGTCGACGAGAAATAG
- a CDS encoding nucleotide exchange factor GrpE, with the protein MPRKTKKAIKEPAEEAEVEVADPLAAAQAELGEVQEQLHRVAADFDNFRKRVERDRSRDALRARGAVATPFLEVLETAAQAAEASYPDVEAAVAGLTGIQKQLQAAMDALGLEAINPAGQFDHRLHEALSAVEREDLEEETIIEVVQPGYLLQGELLRPARVIVSRTPQPATEIETTE; encoded by the coding sequence ATGCCACGCAAGACGAAGAAAGCCATAAAAGAGCCCGCAGAAGAGGCGGAAGTGGAGGTCGCAGACCCGCTCGCCGCAGCGCAGGCGGAGCTGGGCGAAGTGCAGGAGCAGCTGCACCGCGTCGCCGCTGACTTCGACAACTTCCGCAAGCGGGTCGAGCGCGACCGCTCGCGCGATGCGCTACGGGCGCGCGGCGCCGTTGCGACGCCATTCCTCGAAGTGCTGGAGACTGCGGCGCAGGCGGCGGAAGCGAGCTACCCCGACGTCGAGGCGGCGGTCGCTGGCCTGACGGGAATCCAGAAACAGCTACAGGCGGCGATGGACGCGCTGGGCCTTGAGGCGATTAACCCCGCCGGCCAGTTCGACCACCGACTGCACGAGGCGCTGAGCGCGGTCGAGCGTGAAGACCTCGAGGAAGAAACGATTATCGAGGTGGTCCAGCCGGGCTACCTCCTGCAGGGCGAGCTGCTGCGACCCGCGCGGGTCATCGTCAGCCGCACACCCCAACCGGCAACAGAAATTGAAACAACGGAGTAA
- a CDS encoding aminotransferase class I/II-fold pyridoxal phosphate-dependent enzyme, with amino-acid sequence MSRVAARMGRLGTETAMAISVEAGAHAAAGNRVFPFHLGDLNLPTPAPVRDAASAALGAGHTGYCPAAGIPALREALAADVGGARGLDYGAANVSVQPGGKPTIGKYIAAVMERGDAVLYPNPGYPIYESQIEFFGGVAHPYGYVDTPDGLRLDFDAIEAGIAVGARHLFYNNYNNPTGASSPPAEMERLAQLAIEHDLLVVSDEAYFDILFDGEPRSIASLPGMRARTLILYTFSKKFAMTGWRLGSAIGPRWLVDEINRLNVNAESCTAHFVQHAGVAALALSRDATAPLVDRLRARRDRLAGLLNDIDGVSAHLPEAGFYLFPRVTGLLQRTGFDDPEEFRKAVLAETGVSFCGRHHFGRPLPGEREHYLRFAFSGISLDALAEGAARLAEWADSR; translated from the coding sequence ATGTCGCGCGTCGCCGCTCGCATGGGTCGCCTGGGCACCGAGACCGCTATGGCCATCTCGGTCGAAGCGGGTGCGCACGCGGCCGCCGGCAACCGCGTTTTCCCGTTCCATCTCGGCGACCTGAACCTGCCGACTCCCGCGCCGGTACGCGACGCAGCCAGCGCTGCGCTCGGGGCGGGCCACACCGGTTACTGCCCCGCGGCCGGGATTCCCGCGCTGCGCGAGGCGCTGGCGGCCGACGTCGGCGGGGCACGCGGGCTAGACTACGGCGCCGCCAACGTCTCGGTCCAGCCTGGCGGCAAGCCCACCATTGGCAAGTACATCGCCGCGGTGATGGAGCGCGGCGACGCGGTACTCTACCCCAACCCCGGCTACCCCATCTACGAGTCGCAAATCGAGTTCTTCGGTGGCGTTGCGCATCCCTACGGCTACGTCGATACGCCCGACGGGCTGCGGCTTGATTTCGACGCCATCGAGGCCGGCATCGCCGTCGGCGCGCGACATTTGTTCTACAATAACTACAACAATCCCACCGGCGCCTCTTCGCCGCCGGCGGAGATGGAGCGGCTGGCGCAGCTCGCCATCGAGCACGACCTGCTCGTGGTGAGCGACGAGGCGTACTTCGATATCCTGTTCGACGGCGAGCCGCGCTCGATTGCGAGCCTGCCGGGGATGCGCGCGCGGACGCTGATTCTCTACACCTTCTCGAAGAAGTTCGCGATGACCGGCTGGCGGCTGGGCAGTGCCATCGGCCCGCGCTGGCTGGTCGATGAAATCAACCGGCTCAACGTCAACGCCGAATCCTGCACCGCCCATTTCGTCCAACACGCTGGCGTCGCTGCGCTGGCGCTGTCGCGGGACGCGACAGCGCCACTCGTCGACCGGCTGCGCGCGCGGCGCGACCGGCTGGCGGGGCTGCTCAACGACATCGACGGTGTTTCCGCGCACCTGCCGGAGGCGGGTTTCTACCTCTTCCCGCGCGTCACCGGCCTGCTGCAGCGCACCGGCTTCGACGACCCCGAGGAGTTCCGCAAGGCGGTGCTGGCGGAAACGGGGGTCAGCTTCTGCGGCCGGCACCACTTCGGGCGGCCACTGCCGGGCGAGCGCGAGCATTACCTGCGCTTCGCCTTTTCCGGGATTTCGCTGGACGCCCTCGCGGAAGGCGCCGCGCGGCTCGCGGAGTGGGCTGACAGCCGCTAG
- a CDS encoding malate dehydrogenase: MSSATTVAVTGAAGQIGYSLLPRIAAGEMFGPDRKIRLQLLEIPPALDALRGVAMELQDCAFPLLEEVITTTDPDMAFGGANWCLLVGSKPRGPGMERADLLLENGRIFVGQGASIDARAAADCRVVVVGNPCNTNCMIAAAQGSRLGPERYSAMMRLDQNRATALLAQKAGVAVGEVSDVIVYGNHSPSMYPDATNARIAGQPAPEVIGDGEWLRGEFLETVGQRGAAIIAARGLSSAASAANALVDHVRALNTPGKTLHGLAVCSRGEYGMPRGVWAGLPVRTAAPGVFAVVEGIEHDSFARDALEKTGAELAHERELVADFL; encoded by the coding sequence ATGTCCTCCGCAACCACGGTCGCCGTCACCGGTGCCGCCGGCCAGATTGGCTACAGCCTGCTGCCGCGGATTGCCGCCGGCGAGATGTTCGGCCCCGACCGCAAAATCCGCCTGCAATTGCTCGAAATCCCGCCGGCACTCGACGCGCTGCGCGGAGTCGCGATGGAGTTGCAGGACTGCGCCTTCCCGCTGCTCGAAGAAGTCATAACCACGACCGACCCCGACATGGCGTTCGGTGGCGCAAACTGGTGCCTTCTGGTCGGCAGCAAGCCACGCGGTCCCGGCATGGAGCGCGCCGATCTGCTGCTCGAGAACGGCCGCATCTTCGTCGGACAGGGCGCAAGCATCGACGCCCGCGCGGCCGCCGACTGCCGCGTCGTCGTCGTCGGCAATCCCTGTAACACCAACTGCATGATAGCCGCTGCGCAGGGCTCACGGCTCGGGCCGGAGCGCTACAGCGCGATGATGCGGCTCGACCAGAACCGCGCCACGGCGCTGCTGGCGCAGAAGGCGGGCGTCGCCGTCGGGGAAGTCAGCGACGTCATCGTCTACGGTAACCACAGCCCCAGCATGTATCCCGACGCGACCAACGCGCGCATCGCCGGCCAGCCAGCCCCGGAGGTCATCGGCGACGGGGAGTGGCTGCGCGGCGAGTTCCTCGAGACTGTTGGCCAGCGCGGCGCAGCAATCATCGCCGCGCGCGGCCTCTCGAGCGCGGCCTCAGCCGCCAACGCATTGGTGGACCACGTTCGTGCGCTCAACACACCCGGCAAGACGCTCCACGGCCTGGCGGTCTGCTCGCGCGGTGAATACGGAATGCCGCGCGGCGTCTGGGCGGGGCTGCCGGTGCGCACCGCCGCCCCCGGAGTCTTCGCGGTGGTGGAAGGTATCGAGCACGATTCTTTCGCCCGCGACGCCCTCGAGAAGACGGGTGCCGAACTGGCACACGAGCGCGAACTGGTCGCTGATTTTCTTTAA
- the pckA gene encoding phosphoenolpyruvate carboxykinase (ATP) has protein sequence MDFAGELGLSPKLVHRNLSQQDYRDMELHRGEGVATESGTVAVGTGIYTGRSPQDRFFVRQPPSEARIDWGAVNQPLAPEAFERLHALVREAMTNEELFVFDGYAGADERYRLPLRVVTLRAWQAHFAHNMFIRPSREELHDFAPQFTVLNAISARADDWKELGLNSEIFIAVNLEQRLIVIGGTEYGGEIKKGIFTVLNYLLPLEGVMPMHCSANVGGDGDTALFFGLSGTGKTTLSTDPARRLIGDDEHGWSDSGIFNFEGGCYAKTIELERAREPEIYDAIRPGALLENVVVRDDGSVDYANGSITENTRVSYPLDHIANSEPSGRGGHPRNVIFLTCDAFGVLPPVAKLTPEMAMYHFLSGYTAKVAGTERGVTEPTVTFSTCFGAPFMPQHPAAYAKLLGEKLERHATQAWLVNTGWTGGPYGSGQRMALADTRRMLAAILGGELSDAEFAPHPVFRVLVPQAVPGVDSRLLDPRATWADGDAYDTKARELAQLFNTNFAQYGDHAGLDAAFPKTDI, from the coding sequence ATGGATTTCGCGGGCGAGCTGGGGCTCTCGCCGAAGCTGGTGCACCGCAACCTTTCGCAGCAGGATTACCGCGATATGGAGCTGCACCGCGGCGAAGGTGTCGCGACCGAGTCCGGCACCGTCGCGGTCGGCACCGGCATCTACACCGGCCGCTCGCCGCAGGACCGCTTTTTCGTGCGGCAGCCGCCGTCGGAAGCGCGCATTGACTGGGGCGCGGTCAACCAGCCGCTCGCGCCGGAGGCGTTCGAGCGGCTGCATGCGCTCGTCCGCGAGGCGATGACAAACGAAGAATTGTTTGTCTTCGACGGCTACGCTGGCGCCGACGAGCGCTACCGGCTGCCGCTGCGCGTCGTGACGCTGCGCGCGTGGCAGGCGCACTTCGCCCACAACATGTTCATCCGCCCGTCGCGCGAGGAGCTGCACGATTTCGCGCCGCAGTTCACGGTGCTCAACGCCATCTCCGCCCGCGCCGACGACTGGAAAGAGCTGGGGCTGAACTCCGAGATTTTCATCGCCGTCAACCTGGAACAGCGGCTCATCGTGATTGGCGGCACCGAATACGGCGGCGAGATCAAGAAAGGAATTTTCACCGTACTCAACTACCTGCTGCCGCTCGAAGGCGTGATGCCGATGCACTGCTCGGCCAACGTCGGCGGCGACGGCGACACCGCGCTCTTCTTCGGGTTGAGCGGCACCGGGAAGACGACGCTTTCGACCGACCCCGCACGGCGACTCATCGGCGACGACGAGCACGGCTGGTCGGACAGCGGAATTTTCAACTTCGAGGGCGGTTGCTACGCCAAGACCATCGAGCTCGAGCGCGCCCGCGAGCCGGAAATCTACGACGCCATCCGGCCCGGTGCGCTGCTCGAGAACGTCGTCGTGCGTGACGACGGCAGCGTCGATTACGCTAACGGCTCGATTACCGAGAACACCCGCGTCTCCTACCCGCTCGACCACATCGCCAACTCCGAGCCGTCAGGCCGCGGCGGCCATCCGCGCAATGTCATCTTCCTGACATGCGACGCGTTCGGCGTGCTGCCGCCGGTCGCGAAGCTGACGCCCGAAATGGCGATGTATCATTTCCTGAGCGGCTACACCGCCAAGGTCGCCGGGACCGAGCGCGGTGTCACCGAGCCGACCGTTACTTTCTCGACCTGCTTCGGCGCGCCCTTCATGCCGCAGCACCCCGCCGCCTACGCGAAGCTGCTGGGCGAAAAGCTGGAGCGGCACGCGACGCAGGCGTGGCTGGTGAATACCGGCTGGACCGGCGGGCCTTACGGGAGCGGGCAGCGCATGGCGCTGGCCGACACACGGCGCATGCTGGCCGCCATTCTGGGCGGCGAACTCAGCGACGCCGAGTTCGCCCCGCACCCGGTTTTCCGCGTACTGGTGCCGCAGGCGGTCCCGGGCGTTGATTCGCGACTGCTCGACCCGCGCGCGACGTGGGCGGACGGCGACGCCTACGATACCAAGGCGCGGGAGCTGGCACAGCTCTTCAATACCAACTTCGCGCAGTATGGCGACCACGCCGGCCTGGATGCGGCGTTCCCGAAGACCGATATTTAA
- a CDS encoding SCP2 sterol-binding domain-containing protein, whose amino-acid sequence MSEMLEKLQAKAAAFNVRVAEDEGFAKLVEGNDRTVAIIIIDGPTLIARLEGGSLPQFAEGDSTDADVVVKASAATLLALLKRELSPIKAYTKGELKVKASFRDLLMMKKFF is encoded by the coding sequence ATGAGTGAAATGCTGGAGAAGCTGCAGGCCAAGGCTGCCGCGTTCAACGTGCGCGTCGCCGAGGACGAAGGCTTCGCGAAGCTGGTCGAGGGCAACGACCGCACCGTCGCCATCATCATTATCGACGGCCCGACGCTCATCGCGCGGCTCGAGGGCGGCAGCCTGCCGCAGTTCGCCGAGGGCGACTCGACCGACGCCGACGTGGTCGTCAAGGCGAGCGCGGCCACGCTGCTGGCGCTACTGAAGCGCGAGCTCTCGCCCATCAAGGCTTACACAAAGGGCGAGCTGAAGGTGAAGGCGAGCTTCCGCGATTTGCTGATGATGAAGAAGTTTTTCTGA
- the rnhB gene encoding ribonuclease HII, producing the protein MNDDAKRPGLVAGLDEAGRGPVLGPMAVAIVATDDEEALRALGVRDSKQLSPQRRAELAAAIRQSCECAVELIEPETIDRFVAEGGLNRLEERAFARLIAQLAPTVAFVDSPELDGEKVGARISGRLPPGLECQVIARTKADQNIPAAAAASILAKEAREAAMARLREELGECGSGYPSDERTITFLKEYRRERGKWPPGTRKSWKTLERLEPRVTLDDFGTDDE; encoded by the coding sequence GTGAATGACGACGCGAAAAGGCCGGGGCTGGTCGCCGGACTCGACGAGGCGGGGCGCGGACCGGTGCTGGGGCCGATGGCGGTCGCGATTGTCGCGACCGACGACGAAGAGGCACTCAGGGCACTCGGCGTGCGCGACTCGAAGCAGCTCTCGCCGCAGCGGCGAGCCGAGCTCGCCGCTGCCATCCGGCAGAGCTGCGAATGCGCGGTGGAACTCATTGAACCGGAGACCATCGACCGCTTCGTCGCCGAAGGGGGGCTCAACCGGCTTGAGGAGCGCGCCTTCGCGCGACTGATTGCGCAGCTGGCGCCGACGGTGGCGTTCGTCGATTCGCCCGAGCTGGATGGCGAGAAGGTGGGCGCCCGCATCAGCGGCCGTCTGCCGCCCGGTCTGGAGTGCCAGGTCATCGCGCGAACGAAAGCTGACCAGAACATCCCGGCCGCCGCAGCGGCGTCAATCCTGGCCAAGGAGGCACGCGAGGCGGCGATGGCGCGGCTACGCGAGGAGCTGGGCGAATGCGGCAGCGGCTATCCATCCGACGAGCGGACCATCACGTTTTTGAAGGAATACCGGCGTGAGCGCGGGAAGTGGCCCCCCGGCACCCGCAAAAGCTGGAAGACGCTCGAGCGACTGGAGCCGCGGGTAACGCTGGACGACTTCGGAACCGACGATGAGTGA
- a CDS encoding DNA primase small subunit PriS → MSLKEDIAKHKASLPLRYTQEWLQARFREFYATAEPELPPRFTAREWGMLGWGGKLMQRHLAFRSEGELQAKLAREAPAHVYHSVAYYAHPSAGKMDEKQWQAADLIFDLDADHLPEMELLKQGKTSFGALMEITRGQAVRLAEDFLLGDLGLALEDLQLVFSGGRGYHVHVRAPAVLELPSGARRELADYLTGLDADKERLLVDAGHTRQYGDKRYLTGELRLPATDAPGWQGRVARYASAWLEEAQALPAKERLARLESLPGVGSKLAKQAQLDGTPQEVFDALPRRAQTALRDAALSACAVHADEPVTGDLHRLIRLPGTLHGGTGLLARSVTLNELRDFDPYRQATVLGDAPVKVRSAVKHPVAMGDIAALEPGEVVELPAAQGAYFMARGFATLEVEA, encoded by the coding sequence ATGAGCCTGAAGGAGGACATCGCGAAGCACAAGGCGAGCCTGCCGCTGCGCTACACGCAGGAGTGGCTGCAGGCGCGCTTCCGCGAATTCTACGCCACGGCTGAGCCAGAACTGCCACCACGGTTCACCGCGCGCGAGTGGGGGATGCTCGGCTGGGGCGGCAAGCTGATGCAACGCCACCTGGCGTTCCGCAGCGAGGGCGAGCTGCAGGCGAAGCTGGCGCGCGAGGCGCCCGCGCACGTCTATCACTCCGTGGCGTATTACGCGCACCCGTCGGCCGGCAAGATGGACGAAAAGCAGTGGCAGGCGGCCGACCTGATTTTCGACCTTGATGCTGACCACCTGCCGGAGATGGAGCTGCTCAAGCAGGGGAAGACCAGCTTCGGGGCGCTAATGGAAATCACCCGCGGGCAGGCAGTGCGGCTCGCCGAGGACTTCCTGCTCGGCGACCTTGGCCTTGCGCTGGAGGACCTGCAGCTGGTCTTCAGCGGCGGCCGCGGCTACCACGTGCACGTGCGTGCGCCGGCGGTGCTTGAGCTGCCGTCGGGGGCGCGGCGCGAGCTGGCCGACTACCTGACCGGGCTCGATGCCGACAAAGAGCGGTTGCTGGTCGACGCGGGCCACACGCGGCAGTATGGCGACAAACGCTACTTGACGGGCGAGCTACGGCTACCTGCGACCGACGCGCCGGGCTGGCAGGGACGCGTCGCGCGCTACGCGAGCGCATGGCTCGAGGAGGCGCAGGCACTCCCAGCGAAGGAGCGGCTGGCGCGGCTGGAGTCGCTGCCGGGCGTTGGCTCCAAGCTGGCAAAGCAGGCGCAGCTCGACGGCACACCGCAGGAAGTTTTCGACGCGCTGCCGCGCCGCGCACAAACTGCACTGCGCGACGCGGCGCTCAGCGCATGCGCAGTGCACGCCGACGAGCCGGTGACGGGGGACCTGCATCGACTCATCCGGCTGCCGGGGACGCTCCATGGCGGCACGGGACTGCTGGCACGCAGCGTGACGCTCAACGAACTGCGCGACTTCGACCCCTACCGGCAGGCGACCGTGCTGGGCGACGCGCCCGTAAAAGTGCGGTCGGCAGTGAAGCACCCGGTCGCGATGGGCGATATTGCGGCGCTGGAGCCGGGGGAAGTCGTCGAGCTGCCCGCGGCGCAGGGCGCCTACTTCATGGCGCGCGGCTTTGCGACGCTGGAGGTTGAGGCGTGA